The following nucleotide sequence is from Pseudomonas putida S13.1.2.
CCGCTGAGGAATTCATGGATCTGCTGGCTGAGGTCGCACCACAGGTGGTGGGTCAGGCAGGTATCACCGGCATGGCAGTCCCCAAGCCCCTGGCAACGGGTAGCATCGACCGATTCGTTGACCGCATCGATGACCTGGGCCACCTGGATGGTTTCCATGCCCCGCGACAGCTGGTAGCCACCGCCTGGACCGCGCACGCTGGAGACCAGGCTGCTACGGCGCAGCTTGGCAAACAACTGTTCCAGATAAGAGAGGGATATGCCCTGGCGCTCGGAAATGTCGGCCAAAGACACCGGCCCATGCTGCGCGTGCAACGCCAGGTCAAGCATGGCAGTCACGGCGTATCGGCCTTTGGTAGTCAGTCGCATGGCTATTGGGTACCACGGGAGTTTCGGGATGTGTACGAGTATGCGATTCCCGAGCATTTAAGTCAACTATTAGACCTACTGCTTTAGTCGGGTTTGCATCGGGGAGGCGGGCGCGATTGTAGCAGACGAGGGGCGTGAGCACACGCCCCGTATGTCACCGTGGCTTCAGTGCGGCGCAATCAATGCGACTGAGTGTCGCGCTGGGCCACCTGGGCAACCTCGGTGAAATCATCTTCCGGCAG
It contains:
- the iscR gene encoding Fe-S cluster assembly transcriptional regulator IscR, with product MRLTTKGRYAVTAMLDLALHAQHGPVSLADISERQGISLSYLEQLFAKLRRSSLVSSVRGPGGGYQLSRGMETIQVAQVIDAVNESVDATRCQGLGDCHAGDTCLTHHLWCDLSQQIHEFLSGISLADLVMRREVQEVAQRQDLRRVAGRTAQLDKIETSAVD